The genomic interval TCCGGTGAGCCGATCATGGACCTTCTCGTTCTCCCGGGCGACGGCATCGGCCCGGAAATCACCGATGCCACGGTCCGCGTGCTGCGCACGGCCGACACGCGCTTCCGGCTGGGCCTCAGCCTGTCGGAGGACCGGATCGGCCTTGCAGCGCTGAAGGCCGAAGGCACCACCCTGCCGGAGCGCGTGCGCGAGCGCGCGCTGGCGGCCGATGGCGTGGTGCTGGGACCGGTCTCGCACAATGAATATCCGCCGGTCGCGCAGGGCGGCATCAATCCGTCGGGCGCCCTGCGCAAGCAGATGCAGCTTTACGCCAACATCCGCCCGGCCCGGTCGCGGCCGGGGCTGCCGACGCCGATCGCCCGGCCGGTCGATCTCGTCGTCATGCGCGAGAACCTGGAAGGCTTCTACGCCGACCGCACCATGTTCGCCGGCGGCGGCGAGTTCATGCCGGTACCCGGCGTCGCGCTGGCCATGCGCAAGATCACGGCCGATGGATCGCGCCGCATTGCCGAGGCGGCCTTCGCCCTTGCTGCCACGCGGCCGGCGCGACGGGTGGCCGCGATCCACAAGCAGAACGTCATGCGCATGTCCGACGGCCTGTTCCTGGACGAGGTGCGGGCCGTCGCCAAGGCGTATCCGGACATCGCCTACGAGGAAGTCCTGGTCGATTCCGCCGCCGCGCTGCTGGTGCGCGCGCCGGAGCGCTTCGATGTGCTGGTGACGACCAACATGTTCGGCGACATCCTGTCGGATCTGGCCTCCGAACTGGCGGGCGGTCTCGGCCTTGCCGCATCGTTGAACCTCGGCGCCGATCATGCCGTAGCGCAGGCCCAGCACGGCTCGGCGCCGGACATCGCGGGAAAGGACCTCGCCAACCCGACCTCTTTGATCGTTTCGTCGGCCATGCTGCTGCGCCACCTCGGCGCCACCGCGGCTGCCGACGCGATCGAGGCTGCGATCGACGCCGCCCTTGCTCACCCCGAAACCCGCACCCGCGACCTCGGCGGCGCCCTCGGCACCGCCGCCTTTGCCGATACGGTCTCCCGCCTCATCGAGGACATTGCACCATGACCCAGATCGCCATTCCCTATCACTTCCTGCGCGGCGGCAGCTCGCGCGGCCCCTATTTCAACCGGGCGGATCTGCCGCAGGATCTCGACACGCTGGCGAACGTGCTGGTCGCCGTCGTCGGCGCCGGCCACCCGCACAACATCGACGGCATCGGCGGCGGCACGGCGGTGACCACCAAGGTCGCCATGCTCAGCCGCTCCGAAACGCCGGATGCGGACGTCGACTATTTCTTTGCCCAGGTGTCGGTCGAGGAGCCGCTGGTCGACTTCAAGCCGACCTGCGGCAACATCCTGTCGGGCGTCGGCCCGGCGGCCATCGAGATGGGCCTGGTCGAACCGCAGGGCGACAAGACGCGCGTGCGCATCCGCGCCGTCAACACCGGGGCCCGCGTCGAGGCGATCGTCGACACGCCGGACGGCAAGGTGAACTACGAGGGCGACACCGCCATCGACGGCGTGCCCGGTACCGCCGCGCCGGTGTTCCTCAACTTCCTCGATGTCGTCGGCTCCAGCTGCGGCGCGCTGCTGCCGACCGGCAACCTGCGCGACACGATCGACGGCTATGAAGTCACCTGCATGGATGTCGCCATGCCGATGGTGATCGGGCGCGCCGCCGACTTCGGCATAACCGGCTACGAGACGGCGGCCGACCTCGATGCCGACCGCGAGCTGATGGCGCGCATCGAGGCCGTCCGCCTCGAGGCGGGTCGGCGCATGGGCATGGGCGACGTTGCCAAGTCGGTAACGCCGAAGTTCGGCCTGATCGCACCGGCGCGCGACGGCGGCACCTTCGCGGCGCGCTACTTCATGCCGTGGAACTGCCATCCGACCATGGCCGTGACCGGCTCTCAGTGCCTCGCCTCCTGCGCTTTGACGCCCGGCACGGTGGCAGACGGCCTCGTCGCCACGCCGGAGGGCGTGCCGGCGCTGGTGCTGATCGAGCATCCGATGGGGCAGATCGACGTCACCGTCGACTACGAGAACGGCCCCAACGGCTTCGAGCTGCGCTCCGCCGGCCTTGTGCGCACGGCGCGCCTGCTTGCGCGCGGCGAGGTGCTGGTGCCGGAGCGCGCCTTCACGGCCAAGACGGCGAAGACGGCAGGCGCATGAGCGGACTGCACTGCTACGACGCCCTGGCGCGGGCGTTCCTGAACGAGGGCGTGCGCGCCTGCTTCGCCCTGCTCGGCGACGCCAACATGAACTTTGCCACCCGGCTGTCGGATGGCGGCTGCCGGATGATCTACGTGCGCCACGAGCACACGACCGTGTCGGCGGCGATGTCCTATGCCCGGGCGACCGGCGAGGTCGGGGTCGCCACCGTCACCTGCGGTCCGGGCCTGACGCAGACCATGACGGCGCTCGCCGCCGCGGCGCGCGCCGGCATTCCGCTGGTCGTGTTCGCGGGCGAGGCGCCGATCTCGACCGCCTGGTACAACCAGGGCATCGACCAGGCGCCGTTCGTCACCGCCTGCGGCGCGGCCTATGTCGCCCTGCATCATCCGGCGCGCCTTGCGGTCGGCGTGCGTGATGCCTTCCTGCAGGCGAAGACGGAAAACCGCCCGGTGGTGGTCGGCGTGCCATTCGACCTGCAGGACCAGCCGTGGACGGAGGCGGCGATGCCGGCGCCGTCCGGCGCCGTCCTGCCCAAGGCCTCGCCGATGCCGCCGCATCCCGATGATGTCCGTCGGGCCGCGGAGCTCGTGGCCGGATCGCGCAGGATCGTCGTCATCGGCGGCCGCGGCGCGCTGCTGGCCGACGCCGCACCGGCCTGCCGGGCGCTGGCCGAGGCCTGCGGCGGGCTGCTCGCCAACACGCTGCCGGCGCGCGGCCTGTTCGACGACGATCCCTTCAGCGTCGGCATCGCCGGCGGCTTTTCCTCGGACGTCGCCCGCGAGGCCTTCGCCGAGGCCGATCTGGTCATCGCCGTGGGCATGAGCCTGGCCGCCCATGCCGCCGATGCCGGCCGGCTGTATCCCAGGGCCGCCGTCCTGCATGTCGACACCCGGCCGCGGGCGATCAGCCAGGGCCGCCTGGCCGCGACCCATCACCTGCGCGCCGACGCCCGCCTCGGCATCGAGGCGCTGACGTCCGCGCTGCCGCCGGCGCGGCCGGAGCGGTGGCGCTCGGACGACCTCGCCCGGGCGATCCGCGAACGGCCCGCCGACAGCACCGTCTTCCCGGCCAGGCCCGGCACGCTCGACCCGCGCGACGTGGTCAGGGCGCTCGACGCCGTGCTGCCGCGCGAGTGGGAATCGGTCAACTCGTCGGGGCACTGCTCCTATTTCACGGCGCACATGCGCGGGCGCCCGGCCGAGCGGTTCCATACGATCCGCGAGTTCGGTGCCATCGGCAACGGTCTCGCCTATGCGATCGGCGTCGCCGCCGCGCGGCCCGACACCAAGGTCGTGCTGTTCGACGGCGACGGCAGCCTGCTGATGCACGTGCAGGAACTGGAGACGATCCACAGGCACGGGCTCGACATCCTGATCTGCGTGCTCAACGACGGCGCCTACGGTTCGGAGATCCACAAGCTGCGTTTCGAGGGGCTGTCGGATGCCGGCGCGGTGTTCGGCTACACCGATCTCGCCACGCTGGCGCGCGGCTTCGGCCTGGACGGGCGGCGGATCGACGACCTCGACGCGGTCGGCGAGATCGCCCTTGCCGCCGGACGTACCCGTTCCGCCGCGCTCTGGGACTTCCACGTCTCCGACGCGGTGGTGTCGCCGGTGATCCGTCGCTCCCATTCCGCAAAGCCCTGATCCGCCCCGCTAGCCAGGATGCAGACCGCCATGAAGGTGCATATCCTCGACGACTGGTTCGATACGCTGAAGACCCTGCCGAGCTTCCGCCTGCTCGACGGCCACGACGTCACCGTGTGGACCGACCATGTGGAAGATGTCGATGTCCTCGCCGACCGCCTCGCCGAGGCGGAGGCGCTGGTGCTGTTCCGCGAGCGCACGGCGATCACCGGGCCGCTGCTGGCGCGCCTGCCGAAGCTGAAGCTGATCAGCCAGCGCAGCGTCTATCCGCATGTCGACGTTCCCGCCTGCACCCGCCACGGCGTGCTGCTGTCGTCCAACATGCAGGCCGACGCGCCGTCCTACGCGGCGGCGGAACTGACCTTCGCGCTGCTCCTGGCCGCCGCGCGCCAGTTGCCGGCCCAGATCACCTCGCTGAAGGCCGGCACCTGGCAGTGCGGCGTCGGCAAGAGCCTGCGCGGGCGCACGCTCGGCCTGTACGGCTACGGCCGCATCGGCAAGGCCGTGGCGGGCTATGCCAGGGCCTTCGGCATGGTGGTGCAGTGGTGGGGCTCGGAGGACGGCCGGGCGCGTGCTGCCGCCGCCGAGGAGAGCGTGGCGCCAAGCCGCGAAGCCTTCTTCGCGACGTCCGATGCGGTCAGCGTCCATGTCCGGCTGAAGCCGGAGACCAAGGGCCTGATCACCCTCGACGACCTGCTGGCGATGCAGCCGGGCGCGATCTTCGTCAACACCTCGCGCTCGGCGCTGGTCGCGCCGGGGGCGCTGCTTGCGGCGCTCGACGCCGGCCGGCCCGGGACCGTCGCGGTCGACGTCTTCGACAAGGAACCGCTCACCGACCCACGCGATCCGCTGCTGACCCATCCGCGCGTCATCGCCACCCCGCATATCGGCTTCGTGACCGAGGACGAACTCGACGGCCAGTTCGCCGACATCTATGCGCAGATCAACGCCTATGCAGCCGGCGCCCCGATCCACATGATCAATCCGGACGCCTTCGGAGCGCGCTGAGACGCGAGGTTCGAAGCCGGTTGCGTCCCCGAGCCGGTCAGTCCGGCCCGGTCTTCTTGCGGGCGCCCGCCAGCCTGGCGGCGATCGGCGCAAGGGTGATCACCAGGATCAGCCGGGTCAGGTGATGCGTGACGACGAAGCCGAGGTCGGCGCCGGCGATGATCGCCAGCACGGTCATCTCGGCCTGACCGCCGGGCGCGAAGGCCAGGAAGGCCTCCAGCGGCGCGGCAAGGCCGGACAGGACGGCGATTTCGGTGAAGACCGCGGCCAGCGCGGCGAGCACGAGGACGAAGGCGACGCCGTAGAGGACGGTCCGCCGCAACTCGTTCAGCGTCACGCCGACATAGGACACGCCGATGCCGAGGCCGATGAAGAACTGGGCGACGACGATCGCCTCCGCCGGCGGGCGGGTGTGCACCAGGTCGGTCAGCGACAGGATGGCGGTGACGACCAGCGGACCGATGATCGAGGCACCGAACAGGTTGAGCCTCTCGAACAGCTTCCAGCCGACCAGGGCGGCAAGGGCGAGCAGGACCAGTTCGTGCCACGGCACCTCGGCCATCGGCCGGCCGATCGGGTTGTCGAGCGAGACGCCGTACAGCGTCGTCAGCAGGATCGGCGCGATGGTGACGATGACCAGGACGCGGGTGGCGTGGATGAGCGACAGGGTGCGCACGTCGCCACCGGCCTCCTGGCCGAAGATGATCATGTCCTGAAGCCCGCCGGGCATCGCCGCATAGAAGGAGGTCACCGGGTCGAGCTTGCAGAAATAGCGGAAGAACGGCACGCCGATCAGGCCGATGAGCGCGATGTAGAGCGGCATCAGGGCGAGCGACAGGGCCATCGCCGGCAGGGCGGCGGCGACGGCCGGGGTGATCGAGGCACCGACGGCGACGCCGAGAATGGTGCGGGCGCCGACGCCGACCTCGCCCATGCCCTGCATCCTGGCGCCGAGCAGGGCGGCAATCAGGCAGGCGGCCATCGGCCCGAACAGGAACGGCAGTGGCAGACCGAGGATCTTGAACGCCGCCACGCCCGCAGCGGCATACAGGATGGTAAGCAGTCGGGCACGGGTGAGGAATTTGGACACGTCGGGTCAGCCGGATGTGGCGAGGCCCTGGGAAGCGGGGCTCGTCGGGAATCGGACAGCTTCTGTATACAATTGTATGCAAAAATATGCAAGCGCGTGAGGGTCTTTTTTCCGAATGCGCATGAGGGGAGAGCGGAGGCTGCGAAGGCACACGGCCGGCGTCGGCGGCCGCGAGTCTGTGCGGCGGCGATAGGGTTCCGACGATAAAAATAATCTATATTAGAATTTTCAATCGGAATTGGACAGGGGCGCCTGGATCGGTGGGAATAGTGGGGTTATCGACCCAAGAGGTTCCCATGACCGAAAGAAATCTGTACCTCAAATTCGTCGAAGCGGACGTCCAGGGCATCATAAGCCTTTATTGGGACAACGCGCCTGAGACCTGCAAGGCGATCTGGGGTGCGCTTGAAAAGCCGATCCGCTGGCCGGCCACGCATGCCATGTTCTCCGGCCCCGAGATCATGATGGGCCTGCCGGAGGAAGCCCGCAATTTCGACCCGACCGCCCTGCCGCCGGAAAACCAGACCGTGCTGCCGGAAGTCGGCGAGGTGCTCTGGTTCTACCAGCCGAAGAACTTCTTCAAGATCGACCCCAGCGAGTTCTGGGAGATCGGCCTGTTCTACGGCGTCGGCGGTCGCACGTTCGGGCCGACCGGCTGGATTCCCTGCACCTATTTCGGTCGCATGACCCACAATCTCGACGCCGTGGCCGAACAGTGCCGGCTGATCCGCACGGAAGGAGCCAAGGTGGTCGAGATTGGACGGGTCGCCTGAGGCGCATCCTACCGCAGTCAACAGAAGGGGAAGTATGATGACATCGAAGCTTGCTAGCACGTTCCTCGGCCTTTCGGCGCTCTCCCTGATGGCGGGCACCGCACTGGCGCAGGACAGGACGCTCACCATCAACTCGTTCGGCGGTGCCTACGAGGAAGCGCACCGCAAGTGCATCATCACGCCGTTCGAACAGGAAAACGGTGCGACCGTGCAGATCGTGACGGCCTATTCGGCCGACGCCTTCGCGCAGCTGCGCGCGCAGAAGGACGCGCCGCAGTTCGATGTCATCCACTTCTCCGGCGGCCAGGAGATCGTGGGTGCGGCCGAGGGGCTACTGTCGCCCATCGACGAGGCCAAGCTGAGCAACGCCGCCGACCTCTATCCGTTCGCCAAGGCCAACCTCGCCGGCGGCGAGGGGCCGGCCTACTCGATCGCGGCCATCGGCCTGATCTACAACTCGGAAACCGCTCCCAAGGCGCCGTCGTCCTGGGCCGACCTGAAGGATCCGGCCTTCGCCGACCACCTGGTGCTGACCGATATCTCGAACGGCTACGGCATGCTCGGCTTCCTGATGCTCAACCAGGTGAGCGGCGGCGATCTGGACAACATCCAGCCGGGTCTCGATGCCGTGACCGAACTGCTTGGCAACGGCGCGATCGTCGTGTCGACCTCGCCCGAGATTCAGCAGGAATTCGCCCAGAACGACGCCTGGGTTGCGCCCTACGCGTCCGACTATGCCTTCACCCTGCGCAAGGCCGGCCTGCCGGCCAAGTTCGTGCAAGGTTCCGAAGGCACGCCGGCGAGCTACATCACGACCAACCTGGTCTCCGGCCGCCCGAACCAGGACCTGGCGCTCAAGTTCATCGACAAGACGATCTCGCCGGAAGCCCAGGCCTGCTTCGCCGAAGCCCTGCGTTACTCGCCGACGAACGCCAAGGCCGAGCTTTCTGCTGAGGTCGCGGCGGATGTCGCCTACGGCGAGGACGGGGTCAAGGGTCTCCTGCGCTTTGATCCGAAGGTGATCGAAGCCAACCGCGCCAAGTGGGTCGAGGCCTGGAACAAGACCATCGCCCGCTGACGCGGACGCTGGCAGGCCGCGATCGCTCGCCCATCGGCGATCGCGGCCGCAGACGCAGACGCTTGGACCGGTTCACATCTTCTGTCAGAACATGAACCTGCCCAGGAACCGACGGAGTGTCCTTACCGATGTCAGATCGCGCGGAAAACCTGCTGCTCGCGCTTCCGGGCCTTCTGCTTCTGGCGCTGGCCTTCTTCCTCCCCATAGGCCAGATGATGCTCCTGAGCCTGTCGGGCCCTGACGGTCCCACACTCGAGCATTTCGCCCGCTTCCTCGGCGACAGCTATTATCTCGGCATCCTCTGGCGCACCGTGCGCCTGTCCCTGATCATCACCGCGATCTGTGCCGTCATCGGCTTTCCGCTCGCCTACATCATGGCCAGGGTTGGCCCGCGGCTGCGGATGTGGCTGGTGATCGCGGTCATCCTGCCGCTGATGACCAGCGTCGTCGTGCGCACCTTCGGCTGGATGGTGCTGCTGTCGCGCTCCGGCCTAGTGCCCGAGCTGCTGCGCGACATGGGGCTGGTCGGCCGCAGCTTCGGGCTCATGCAGACCGAGACCGCGATCGTCATCGGCATGGTCCAGGTTCTGCTGCCGTTCATGACCCTGTCGATCCTCGGCGTCGTCACCCGCATCGAGATCCGCCTGGAGGAAGCCGCCCGCACCATGGGCTGCAGCTTCCTGCAGACGATGCGCGCCGTGGTGCTGCCGCTGTCGCTGCCCGGCATCGTCGCCGGCTCGCTGCTGGTGTTCACCCTGTCAGCGAGTTCCTTCGTGACGCCGAACCTCCTGGGCGGTGCCCGCATCCAGGTGCTGGCCTCCTCGATCTACAAGTCGGTGACGCAAAGCCTCGAATGGCCGTTCGCCGCAGCCCAGGCGGTCATTCTGTTCGTCGGTATCCTTCTGGTGCTGGTACCCTATATCCGGCTGTCGGGGGCGCGCCATGGTTAGGTCGGTTCCCGGCTGGCTGCGCGTTGCGGCCATTGTCTTCATCGCCGCGACGCTAATCGTGCTGCTGGCGCCGCTGATCGTGGTGATCGGCGCGTCGGTGTCCGAAAGCCAGTTCATCTCGTTTCCGCCGCAGAATTTCTCGCTGCGCTGGTATGCCGCGGTGCTGTCGTCCAGCGCCTATCTGTCGGCGGCCCTGATCAGCCTCCAGATCGCCCTTGCGGTCACGGTCACCGCGACGCTCGTCGGCGGTGCGGCCGCCATCGCCCTGCACCGCCGGCAGTTGCCGGGCAGTGAGGTTCTGGCGACGCTGTTCCTCTCGCCGCTGGTTCTGCCGACGATCATCTATGCGATCGGCATGCTGATGTTCTGGAGCGCGACCTTCGGTCCGGTGTCGCCGGTCGTGCTGTGGCTCGGCCATTCGGTCATCGCCCTGCCCTATGTGGTGCGCACGACGCTCGCCGTTCTGAGCGAATCCGATCCGGCGCTTGAGGAGGCCGCCCGCACGATGGGCGCCAACCGCTTGCAGCGGCTGTGGCTGGTGGTGGTGCCGCAGTGCCTGCCGGGCCTCGCTGCGGGCGCCTTCTTCGCCTTCAACATTTCCTTTGACGAGGCTGTTCTGTCGCTGTTCCTGCGCAAGCCGGGCCTGACCACGCTGCCGGTCCAGATCTACGGTCAGCTCGAGTTCAGCCCCGACCCGTCCGTTGCTGCGGTTTCGAGCCTCATGATTGCCATCACCGTGGTCCTGATCCTGGTGATCGACCGCATGCTCGGGCTGAAGCGTGTTGCGAGTGTCTGATCCATGTCCAATGTGAAGCTTGAATCCATCCGCAAGTCCTTCGGTCCCGTGGATGTCCTGCACGGCATCTCGGTCGACATCACGTCCGGCGAGTTCGTCAGTCTGCTCGGCGCCTCGGGCTGCGGAAAAACCACGCTGCTGCGCATTGTCGCCGGTCTCGAAAGCGTCACCTCCGGCCGGGTCGAGATCGACGGCCAGGACGTCACCGCGCTGCCGCCCGAGCGGCGCGACATCTCGATGATGTTCCAGTCCTACGCCCTGCTGCCGCATCTGTCCGTCTACGAAAACGTCCGCTTTCCGCTGCGCATGCGCCGCATCGGCAACCGCGAGGAGCAGGACGCCCGGGTCAGGGCGGCGCTGGAAACCGTGCAGCTCGGCGCACTCGGCGAACGCCGGCCACGCCAGCTGTCCGGCGGCCAGCAGCAGCGCGTCGCGCTCGCTCGCGCAGTGGTGTCCAATCCCAAGGTGCTGCTGCTCGACGAGCCGCTGTCCAACCTCGACGCGCGCCTGCGCGAGGACATGCAGGTGGAACTGATCGAGATCCACAAGCGGCTGGGCCTGACCACACTGTTCGTCACCCACGACCAGGAAGAGGCCCTCAGCCTGTCCGACCGCATCGTCCTGCTCAACCGCGGACGGGTCGAACAGGAGGGCACGCCCGCGCAGATCTATGCCAGCCCGGCCACCCGGTTCGCCTCCAGCTTCCTCGGCTCGGCGAACCTGGTTGAGGCAACCGTCGGCGAGGAGAACGGCCAGCCGGTCGCCGAACTCGCCGACGGCCAGCGCCTTGCGCTGCCGGCGGCAACCAGCCTGCGCGGCGCGGTCACCCTGGCGCTGCGCCAGGAGGACCTGAGCATCGGTTCCGCCGGGCAGCCGGCGGGGTTGAGGGCGCAGGTGCGCACGCGCGTCTATCTCGGCGCGCGCAACCGTTATGTCCTGACCCTTGCCGGAGCGCCGGTGCGAGCGCTGACCTCGAACGAGCTTGCGTTCGGTTCCGGCGACATGGTGTCGCTCGGCATCGACCCGGCCCGCGTGCGCGTGCTGCCGCGATAGCGCGGGAGTCGGCGGCCTGTGCGCCCGCGCCTTTTATGATAGAGAGGACACGATGCGCGATCTCGACATGGTCACTTTCGTGGTCCTCGCCCGCAACCGGCACTTCGGGCGGACTGCGGAGCAGCTGAACACCACCCAGCCGGCGATCTCCTCGCGGCTGGCCGCACTGGAGGCCGAATTCGGCTGCCGGCTCGTGCATCGCGGCGACCGCGAGTTCCAGCTGACGCTGGAGGGCGAGCGCGTGCTGGTGGTGTTCAAGGAGATCCTCGGCCTGATCGACCGGCTCAAGGACAGCGTCAAGAGCCCGGACGGCCACGTGCCCGACGTCGTGCGCATCGGCGCGATCGATTCCGTCGCCTCCACCTGGATGCCGCACCTGATGGAATCGCTGCAGCAGATCGCCCCCAATCTCAGGGTCGAACTGATCGTCGAGGGCACCCAGCGCCTGGTCGCGGAAATGGTCAACGGCGAGTTCGACCTGATCTTCTGCCTCGACCCGGCGATCGGCGACGGCTTCCGCAGCTTCAACGTCTGCGTCTGGGAAATGATCTGGGCCGGCTCGCCGAAGCTGATCGACGAGGCCCGTACCTACGACGTCGACGAACTGGC from Polymorphum gilvum SL003B-26A1 carries:
- a CDS encoding isocitrate/isopropylmalate dehydrogenase family protein, with translation MDLLVLPGDGIGPEITDATVRVLRTADTRFRLGLSLSEDRIGLAALKAEGTTLPERVRERALAADGVVLGPVSHNEYPPVAQGGINPSGALRKQMQLYANIRPARSRPGLPTPIARPVDLVVMRENLEGFYADRTMFAGGGEFMPVPGVALAMRKITADGSRRIAEAAFALAATRPARRVAAIHKQNVMRMSDGLFLDEVRAVAKAYPDIAYEEVLVDSAAALLVRAPERFDVLVTTNMFGDILSDLASELAGGLGLAASLNLGADHAVAQAQHGSAPDIAGKDLANPTSLIVSSAMLLRHLGATAAADAIEAAIDAALAHPETRTRDLGGALGTAAFADTVSRLIEDIAP
- a CDS encoding 4-oxalomesaconate tautomerase; amino-acid sequence: MTQIAIPYHFLRGGSSRGPYFNRADLPQDLDTLANVLVAVVGAGHPHNIDGIGGGTAVTTKVAMLSRSETPDADVDYFFAQVSVEEPLVDFKPTCGNILSGVGPAAIEMGLVEPQGDKTRVRIRAVNTGARVEAIVDTPDGKVNYEGDTAIDGVPGTAAPVFLNFLDVVGSSCGALLPTGNLRDTIDGYEVTCMDVAMPMVIGRAADFGITGYETAADLDADRELMARIEAVRLEAGRRMGMGDVAKSVTPKFGLIAPARDGGTFAARYFMPWNCHPTMAVTGSQCLASCALTPGTVADGLVATPEGVPALVLIEHPMGQIDVTVDYENGPNGFELRSAGLVRTARLLARGEVLVPERAFTAKTAKTAGA
- a CDS encoding thiamine pyrophosphate-binding protein, coding for MSGLHCYDALARAFLNEGVRACFALLGDANMNFATRLSDGGCRMIYVRHEHTTVSAAMSYARATGEVGVATVTCGPGLTQTMTALAAAARAGIPLVVFAGEAPISTAWYNQGIDQAPFVTACGAAYVALHHPARLAVGVRDAFLQAKTENRPVVVGVPFDLQDQPWTEAAMPAPSGAVLPKASPMPPHPDDVRRAAELVAGSRRIVVIGGRGALLADAAPACRALAEACGGLLANTLPARGLFDDDPFSVGIAGGFSSDVAREAFAEADLVIAVGMSLAAHAADAGRLYPRAAVLHVDTRPRAISQGRLAATHHLRADARLGIEALTSALPPARPERWRSDDLARAIRERPADSTVFPARPGTLDPRDVVRALDAVLPREWESVNSSGHCSYFTAHMRGRPAERFHTIREFGAIGNGLAYAIGVAAARPDTKVVLFDGDGSLLMHVQELETIHRHGLDILICVLNDGAYGSEIHKLRFEGLSDAGAVFGYTDLATLARGFGLDGRRIDDLDAVGEIALAAGRTRSAALWDFHVSDAVVSPVIRRSHSAKP
- a CDS encoding D-2-hydroxyacid dehydrogenase family protein, yielding MKVHILDDWFDTLKTLPSFRLLDGHDVTVWTDHVEDVDVLADRLAEAEALVLFRERTAITGPLLARLPKLKLISQRSVYPHVDVPACTRHGVLLSSNMQADAPSYAAAELTFALLLAAARQLPAQITSLKAGTWQCGVGKSLRGRTLGLYGYGRIGKAVAGYARAFGMVVQWWGSEDGRARAAAAEESVAPSREAFFATSDAVSVHVRLKPETKGLITLDDLLAMQPGAIFVNTSRSALVAPGALLAALDAGRPGTVAVDVFDKEPLTDPRDPLLTHPRVIATPHIGFVTEDELDGQFADIYAQINAYAAGAPIHMINPDAFGAR
- a CDS encoding AbrB family transcriptional regulator, which translates into the protein MSKFLTRARLLTILYAAAGVAAFKILGLPLPFLFGPMAACLIAALLGARMQGMGEVGVGARTILGVAVGASITPAVAAALPAMALSLALMPLYIALIGLIGVPFFRYFCKLDPVTSFYAAMPGGLQDMIIFGQEAGGDVRTLSLIHATRVLVIVTIAPILLTTLYGVSLDNPIGRPMAEVPWHELVLLALAALVGWKLFERLNLFGASIIGPLVVTAILSLTDLVHTRPPAEAIVVAQFFIGLGIGVSYVGVTLNELRRTVLYGVAFVLVLAALAAVFTEIAVLSGLAAPLEAFLAFAPGGQAEMTVLAIIAGADLGFVVTHHLTRLILVITLAPIAARLAGARKKTGPD
- a CDS encoding DUF3830 family protein, whose product is MTERNLYLKFVEADVQGIISLYWDNAPETCKAIWGALEKPIRWPATHAMFSGPEIMMGLPEEARNFDPTALPPENQTVLPEVGEVLWFYQPKNFFKIDPSEFWEIGLFYGVGGRTFGPTGWIPCTYFGRMTHNLDAVAEQCRLIRTEGAKVVEIGRVA
- a CDS encoding ABC transporter substrate-binding protein, whose amino-acid sequence is MMTSKLASTFLGLSALSLMAGTALAQDRTLTINSFGGAYEEAHRKCIITPFEQENGATVQIVTAYSADAFAQLRAQKDAPQFDVIHFSGGQEIVGAAEGLLSPIDEAKLSNAADLYPFAKANLAGGEGPAYSIAAIGLIYNSETAPKAPSSWADLKDPAFADHLVLTDISNGYGMLGFLMLNQVSGGDLDNIQPGLDAVTELLGNGAIVVSTSPEIQQEFAQNDAWVAPYASDYAFTLRKAGLPAKFVQGSEGTPASYITTNLVSGRPNQDLALKFIDKTISPEAQACFAEALRYSPTNAKAELSAEVAADVAYGEDGVKGLLRFDPKVIEANRAKWVEAWNKTIAR
- a CDS encoding ABC transporter permease, with amino-acid sequence MSDRAENLLLALPGLLLLALAFFLPIGQMMLLSLSGPDGPTLEHFARFLGDSYYLGILWRTVRLSLIITAICAVIGFPLAYIMARVGPRLRMWLVIAVILPLMTSVVVRTFGWMVLLSRSGLVPELLRDMGLVGRSFGLMQTETAIVIGMVQVLLPFMTLSILGVVTRIEIRLEEAARTMGCSFLQTMRAVVLPLSLPGIVAGSLLVFTLSASSFVTPNLLGGARIQVLASSIYKSVTQSLEWPFAAAQAVILFVGILLVLVPYIRLSGARHG
- a CDS encoding ABC transporter permease, coding for MVRSVPGWLRVAAIVFIAATLIVLLAPLIVVIGASVSESQFISFPPQNFSLRWYAAVLSSSAYLSAALISLQIALAVTVTATLVGGAAAIALHRRQLPGSEVLATLFLSPLVLPTIIYAIGMLMFWSATFGPVSPVVLWLGHSVIALPYVVRTTLAVLSESDPALEEAARTMGANRLQRLWLVVVPQCLPGLAAGAFFAFNISFDEAVLSLFLRKPGLTTLPVQIYGQLEFSPDPSVAAVSSLMIAITVVLILVIDRMLGLKRVASV
- a CDS encoding ABC transporter ATP-binding protein, with protein sequence MSNVKLESIRKSFGPVDVLHGISVDITSGEFVSLLGASGCGKTTLLRIVAGLESVTSGRVEIDGQDVTALPPERRDISMMFQSYALLPHLSVYENVRFPLRMRRIGNREEQDARVRAALETVQLGALGERRPRQLSGGQQQRVALARAVVSNPKVLLLDEPLSNLDARLREDMQVELIEIHKRLGLTTLFVTHDQEEALSLSDRIVLLNRGRVEQEGTPAQIYASPATRFASSFLGSANLVEATVGEENGQPVAELADGQRLALPAATSLRGAVTLALRQEDLSIGSAGQPAGLRAQVRTRVYLGARNRYVLTLAGAPVRALTSNELAFGSGDMVSLGIDPARVRVLPR
- a CDS encoding LysR family transcriptional regulator, yielding MRDLDMVTFVVLARNRHFGRTAEQLNTTQPAISSRLAALEAEFGCRLVHRGDREFQLTLEGERVLVVFKEILGLIDRLKDSVKSPDGHVPDVVRIGAIDSVASTWMPHLMESLQQIAPNLRVELIVEGTQRLVAEMVNGEFDLIFCLDPAIGDGFRSFNVCVWEMIWAGSPKLIDEARTYDVDELAQMPIITFPKNTPPYRQIAPYFQDESVLASKMTSSNSLFAIINLLIAGFGISAIPSITIQRELEMGLLRPIDVSKRFPPMPIIGTYQSSTHQDVIQVVVEQARRSARDFCDNAAGKTAWII